Below is a window of Escherichia coli DSM 30083 = JCM 1649 = ATCC 11775 DNA.
GGCAATTGCCAGCACCACATGTTTTTCTTTCGAACCGTTGCGTCCGATCGCTCCGGTATCAATCCCGCCGTGGCCTGGATCGAGAACAACGACACGTCTGCCGCCGCTTTTTTTTGCTTTCGGCTTGCTGTGTCCGTTACTGGTTTTTAACGGTTCTTCTTTGGCGATGGCTTGCGACATTCCTGACAACGTCAGGGCAGCCAAACCGGCTTTCAGCACCTGGCGGCGCGAAGTGAGTGTTTTTAGTGGTTTAAAAGTGCTCATACGGCCTGAGTTGTAATAATAAAGTTCCAGATGTTATATCGTATCGCGTAATCCGTTACGACGGTTTGCTGTTGAGAATTGTTTTACTTTTCATTTCAATAGTTGACAACTCCCCATTATGCCACTTTTTCAACCGATTTTCGTCAGATATTGGCTAATTCGACCGTTCACGCCATAATCAGCCTTTTAACCCGCAAAAAGGTAACGAATACCATGGAGATACGCGTATTTCGCCAGGAAGATTTCGAAGAGGTCATCACCCTTTGGGAGCGTTGCGACTTGCTGCGTCCGTGGAACGATCCGGAAATGGACATCGAGCGTAAGATGAACCATGACGTCAGTTTGTTTCTGGTCGCTGAGGTGAACGGTGAAGTGGTCGGAACGGTGATGGGCGGTTATGACGGGCATCGCGGGTCTGCTTATTATCTTGGCGTGCATCCCGAGTTTCGTGGGCGTGGGATTGCTAATGCGTTGCTTAATCGGTTGGAGAAAAAGCTGATTGCTCGCGGCTGTCCGAAAATTCAGATCAACGTGCCGGAAGATAACGACATGGTGCTCGGAATGTATGAACGCCTGGGATATGAACACGCCGACGTGCTGAGTCTGGGTAAGCGTTTGATTGAAGATGAAGAGTACTGAGTTTTATCCTGTCCATTATGATGCGCACGGTCGCCTGCGTTTACCCTTGCTCTTCTGGCTTGTGCTATTGCTTCAGGCGCGAACCTGGGTGCTGTTTGTCATTGCCGGAGCGTCGCGCGAGCAGGGTACTGCGCTGCTAAATCTGTTTTATCCCGATCACGATAATTTCTGGCTGGGGTTGATTCCCGGTATTCCGGCGGTGCTGGCATTTTTGCTGAGTGGTCGGCGGGCTTCATTTCCCCGTATCTGGCATGTGCTCTATTTTCTGTTGCTGTTGGCGCAAGTGGTTTTACTTTGTTGGCAACCGTGGCTGTGGCTGAACGGTGAATCCGTTAGCGGTATCGGTCTGGCACTGGTAGTGGCGGATATCGTGGCGTTAATCTGGCTGCTGACCAATCGACGTTTACGCGCTTGTTTTAATGAAGAAAAAGAATAACGGCACTTTTTGGTGAATTTGCACTCCAAGCAACGTTATTGAATAACCAAAGGAAGTGACATGAAATCGCTGCGTTTAATGTTATGCGCTATGCCGTTGATGCTGACCGGCTGTTCCACGATGTCGTCAGTTAACTGGTCGGCCGCTAACCCGTGGAACTGGTTTGGATCATCCACCAAAGTGAGCGAGCAGGGCGTGGGTGAATTAACGGCGTCCACACCACTGCAAGAACAAGCCATTGCTGATGCGCTTGATGGCGATTATCGCCTGCGCAGCGGAATGAAAACCGCGAACGGCAACGTGGTGCGCTTTTTTGAAGTGATGAAAGGCGACAACGTGGCGATGGTGATTAACGGTGATCAAGGCACGATCAGCCGCATTGATGTGCTGGATAGCGATATTCCTGCTGACACCGGTGTTAAAATCGGTACACCGTTTAGTGACCTTTACAGCAAAGCATTTGGCAATTGCCAAAAGGCCGACAGTGATGATAATCGTGCCGTCGAATGTAAAGCCGAAGGCAGTCAACATATTAGCTACCAGTTCAGCGGGGAATGGAGTGGTCCTGAAGGGTTAATGCCTTCGGACGATACCCTGAAAAACTGGAAAGTCAGTAAAATTATCTGGCGGCGTTAATTTGCGTCTGAACAAACCGCCGCCGCGAAAAAACACGTAAAATAGCGCCCAACAATGCCACGGATTGCGTGGCATTATTATTTTCAGGAGGAACAATGTCTCAGGTTCAGAGTGGCATTTTGCCAGAACATTGCCGCGCGGCGATTTGGATCGAAGCCAACGTGAAAGGGGAAGTTGACGCCCTGCGTGCGGCCAGTAAAACATTTGCCGACAAACTGGCAACTTTTGAAGCGAAATTCCCGGACGCGCATCTTGGTGCGGTGGTTGCCTTTGGTAACAATACCTGGCGCGCTCTGAGCGGCGGCGTTGGGGCCGAAGAGCTGAAAGATTTTCCGGGCTACGGTAAAGGTCTTGCACCGACGACCCAGTTCGATGTGTTGATCCACATTCTTTCTCTGCGTCACGACGTGAACTTCTCTGTCGCTCAGGCGGCGATGGAAGCCTTTGGTGACTGCATTGAAGTGAAAGAAGAGATCCACGGCTTCCGTTGGGTTGAAGAGCGTGACCTGAGCGGCTTTGTTGACGGTACAGAAAACCCGGCGGGTGAAGAGACGC
It encodes the following:
- the yfeX gene encoding porphyrinogen peroxidase — its product is MSQVQSGILPEHCRAAIWIEANVKGEVDALRAASKTFADKLATFEAKFPDAHLGAVVAFGNNTWRALSGGVGAEELKDFPGYGKGLAPTTQFDVLIHILSLRHDVNFSVAQAAMEAFGDCIEVKEEIHGFRWVEERDLSGFVDGTENPAGEETRREVAVIKDGVDAGGSYVFVQRWEHNLKQLNRMSVHDQEMMIGRTKEANEEIDGDERPETSHLTRVDLKEDGKGLKIVRQSLPYGTASGTHGLYFCAYCARLHNIEQQLLSMFGDTDGKRDAMLRFTKPVTGGYYFAPSLDKLMAL
- the yfeY gene encoding RpoE-regulated lipoprotein, with the translated sequence MKSLRLMLCAMPLMLTGCSTMSSVNWSAANPWNWFGSSTKVSEQGVGELTASTPLQEQAIADALDGDYRLRSGMKTANGNVVRFFEVMKGDNVAMVINGDQGTISRIDVLDSDIPADTGVKIGTPFSDLYSKAFGNCQKADSDDNRAVECKAEGSQHISYQFSGEWSGPEGLMPSDDTLKNWKVSKIIWRR
- the yfeZ gene encoding DUF2919 domain-containing protein, whose protein sequence is MKSTEFYPVHYDAHGRLRLPLLFWLVLLLQARTWVLFVIAGASREQGTALLNLFYPDHDNFWLGLIPGIPAVLAFLLSGRRASFPRIWHVLYFLLLLAQVVLLCWQPWLWLNGESVSGIGLALVVADIVALIWLLTNRRLRACFNEEKE
- the ypeA gene encoding GNAT family acetyltransferase — its product is MEIRVFRQEDFEEVITLWERCDLLRPWNDPEMDIERKMNHDVSLFLVAEVNGEVVGTVMGGYDGHRGSAYYLGVHPEFRGRGIANALLNRLEKKLIARGCPKIQINVPEDNDMVLGMYERLGYEHADVLSLGKRLIEDEEY